A single genomic interval of Cupriavidus sp. MP-37 harbors:
- a CDS encoding VOC family protein, with the protein MKVTSYYPVIMTTDVAGSAAFYQRHFGFTALFASDWYVHLQLADQPSVNLAVLDGSHATIPAPARGQRAQGLLLNFEVEDPDALHERLRAAGLPILQPLRDEAFGQRHFITADPNGVLIDIIKPIPPSAEFAAQYQAGALPA; encoded by the coding sequence ATGAAAGTCACCAGCTATTACCCCGTCATCATGACCACCGACGTGGCGGGGTCGGCCGCGTTTTACCAGCGACATTTCGGCTTCACGGCCTTGTTCGCCAGCGACTGGTATGTCCATCTGCAGCTGGCGGACCAGCCGTCGGTCAACCTCGCCGTGCTCGACGGCAGCCACGCGACCATCCCCGCGCCGGCCCGTGGCCAGCGTGCGCAGGGATTGCTGCTGAACTTCGAGGTGGAAGACCCGGACGCCCTGCATGAGCGCCTGCGCGCGGCCGGGCTGCCGATCCTGCAGCCGCTGCGCGACGAAGCCTTCGGCCAGCGGCATTTCATTACCGCCGATCCCAACGGCGTGCTGATCGACATCATCAAGCCGATCCCGCCATCGGCGGAATTCGCGGCGCAGTACCAGGCCGGCGCGCTGCCGGCCTAG
- a CDS encoding homoserine O-acetyltransferase — MTDVALPTAAPAAFDLPPDSVGVVAPQRMHFAEPLKLRNGSSIAGYDLMVETYGTLNAARSNAVLVCHALNASHHVAGVYAEDPRDVGWWDNMVGPGKPLDTNRFFVIGINNLGSCFGSTGPMSLNPATGAPYGAAFPVVTVEDWVNAQARVADAFGIAQFAAVMGGSLGGMQAVAWSLMYPDRLRHCIVIASTPKLSAQNIAFNEVARSAILSDPDFHGGNYYAHGVKPKRGLRVARMIGHITYLSDEDMAEKFGRELKSEDIRFSFDVEFQVESYLRYQGDKFAEYFDANTYLLITRALDYFDPALAHGGDLTRAMAQTQASFLVASFGTDWRFAPSRSRELVKALLDNKRPVSYAEIDAPHGHDAFLLDDPRYHNLMRAYYDRIAEEIGA, encoded by the coding sequence ATGACTGATGTCGCCCTGCCGACCGCCGCGCCTGCCGCGTTCGACCTGCCGCCAGATTCGGTCGGCGTGGTCGCGCCGCAGCGCATGCACTTCGCCGAGCCGCTGAAGCTGCGCAACGGCTCGTCCATCGCCGGCTACGACCTGATGGTCGAGACCTACGGCACGCTCAACGCGGCCCGTTCCAATGCGGTGCTGGTGTGCCACGCGCTGAACGCCTCGCACCATGTCGCCGGGGTCTATGCCGAAGACCCGCGCGACGTGGGCTGGTGGGACAACATGGTCGGTCCCGGCAAGCCGCTCGATACCAACCGCTTCTTCGTCATCGGCATCAACAACCTGGGCTCGTGCTTCGGCTCGACCGGGCCGATGAGCCTGAACCCGGCCACCGGCGCGCCTTATGGCGCGGCGTTCCCGGTGGTCACGGTGGAGGACTGGGTCAATGCGCAGGCGCGCGTGGCCGACGCGTTCGGCATCGCGCAGTTTGCCGCGGTGATGGGCGGCAGCCTGGGCGGCATGCAGGCGGTGGCCTGGAGCCTGATGTACCCGGACCGGCTGCGCCACTGCATCGTGATCGCGTCCACGCCCAAGCTGTCGGCGCAGAACATCGCCTTCAACGAAGTGGCGCGCAGCGCGATCCTGTCGGACCCCGACTTCCACGGCGGCAACTACTACGCGCACGGGGTCAAGCCCAAGCGCGGACTGCGCGTGGCACGGATGATCGGCCATATCACCTACCTGTCGGACGAAGACATGGCCGAGAAATTCGGCCGCGAGCTCAAGAGCGAAGACATCCGCTTCTCGTTCGACGTCGAGTTCCAGGTCGAAAGCTACCTGCGCTACCAGGGCGACAAGTTCGCCGAGTACTTCGACGCCAACACCTACCTGCTGATCACGCGCGCGCTCGACTATTTCGATCCCGCGCTGGCGCACGGCGGCGACCTGACGCGCGCGATGGCGCAGACGCAGGCCAGCTTCCTGGTGGCCAGCTTCGGCACCGACTGGCGCTTTGCGCCCAGCCGCAGCCGCGAGCTGGTCAAGGCGCTGCTGGACAACAAGCGCCCGGTCTCGTACGCCGAGATCGACGCGCCGCACGGCCACGACGCCTTCCTGCTCGACGACCCGCGCTATCACAACCTGATGCGCGCCTACTACGACCGCATCGCGGAGGAGATCGGCGCATGA
- a CDS encoding pyrimidine 5'-nucleotidase: MPSSLPSPRRVRARLRRRPAGDTSGGTVWLFDLDNTLHDASHAIFPAINRLMTAYVARVLGCDEATASRVRVDYWQRYGATLLGMIRHHGVDPADFLRAAHEFPALADMVRVRRGLAAHLRRLPGRKILVTNAPQDYARAVLEIAGIRHCFERVVAIEQMWVHGHLRPKPDRRMLRRLLAQLRIAPQRAVLVEDTVSHLKRYAGIGIRTAWVTGYLRTVAPSRPHVVPAAPAAAHDDGSRRDAAVRSTLQAEDRRHAGHAVQERSVTLVAAETQAPQAQPGNVPRVRARVPNRPAYVDIKVQSMHQLQRRMRRTGS, translated from the coding sequence GTGCCTTCCAGTCTTCCCTCACCGCGCCGTGTCCGCGCACGCCTGCGCCGCCGCCCCGCGGGCGATACCTCGGGCGGCACGGTCTGGCTGTTCGATCTCGACAACACGCTGCACGACGCCTCGCACGCGATCTTCCCGGCGATCAACCGGCTGATGACCGCCTACGTGGCGCGCGTGCTCGGCTGCGACGAGGCCACCGCCAGCCGCGTGCGCGTCGACTACTGGCAGCGCTATGGCGCCACGCTGCTCGGCATGATCCGCCACCACGGCGTCGACCCGGCGGATTTCCTGCGCGCCGCGCATGAATTCCCGGCGCTGGCCGACATGGTGCGGGTCCGGCGCGGGCTGGCCGCGCACCTGCGGCGCCTGCCGGGGCGCAAGATCCTGGTTACCAACGCGCCGCAGGACTACGCCCGCGCGGTGCTGGAGATCGCCGGCATCCGCCATTGCTTCGAACGCGTGGTGGCGATCGAGCAGATGTGGGTGCACGGCCACCTGCGGCCCAAGCCGGACCGCCGCATGCTGCGCCGGCTGCTGGCGCAGCTGCGCATCGCGCCGCAGCGCGCGGTGCTGGTGGAAGACACCGTGTCGCATCTCAAGCGCTACGCCGGCATTGGCATCCGCACCGCGTGGGTGACCGGCTACCTGCGCACGGTCGCGCCTTCGCGCCCCCATGTGGTGCCCGCCGCGCCCGCCGCCGCACATGACGACGGCAGCCGGCGCGACGCCGCGGTGCGCTCGACGCTGCAGGCCGAGGACCGCCGCCACGCCGGCCACGCCGTGCAGGAGCGCTCGGTGACGCTGGTGGCCGCCGAAACCCAGGCGCCGCAGGCGCAGCCCGGCAACGTGCCGCGCGTGCGAGCGCGGGTGCCGAACCGGCCGGCCTATGTGGACATAAAAGTACAATCGATGCATCAACTCCAACGACGAATGCGGAGAACCGGGTCATGA
- the slmA gene encoding nucleoid occlusion factor SlmA encodes MTQSNGREPEAVITGSAQDADQQPALPARKRPRPGERRVQILQTLATMLEHPRGEKITTAALAARLSVSEAALYRHFASKAQMYEGLIGFIEQTVFGLINQITDKEEHGLRQAHAIVRMLLSFAEKNPGMTRVLTGEALVGEHERLQERINQVVDRIEASLRQCLKVAVTQAAFPADADIPARAALIMAAVQGQWHRYAKSGFRKSPSDHAEAHLRVLLG; translated from the coding sequence ATGACGCAAAGCAACGGGCGCGAACCAGAGGCGGTCATCACGGGCAGCGCGCAGGACGCCGACCAGCAGCCCGCGCTGCCGGCGCGCAAGCGCCCGCGCCCGGGCGAGCGCCGCGTGCAGATCCTGCAGACGCTGGCGACCATGCTGGAGCACCCTCGCGGGGAGAAGATCACCACCGCGGCGCTGGCGGCGCGCCTGAGCGTTTCCGAGGCGGCGCTGTACCGGCATTTCGCCAGCAAGGCGCAGATGTACGAGGGGCTGATCGGCTTTATCGAGCAGACCGTGTTCGGCCTGATCAACCAGATCACCGACAAGGAAGAGCACGGCCTGCGCCAGGCGCACGCGATCGTGCGCATGCTGCTGTCGTTCGCGGAAAAGAACCCCGGCATGACGCGCGTGCTGACCGGCGAGGCCCTGGTGGGCGAGCACGAACGGCTGCAGGAGCGCATCAATCAGGTGGTGGACCGCATCGAGGCTTCGCTGCGCCAGTGCCTGAAGGTGGCGGTGACCCAGGCCGCGTTCCCGGCGGATGCCGATATCCCCGCGCGCGCCGCGCTGATCATGGCGGCGGTGCAGGGCCAGTGGCACCGCTATGCCAAGAGCGGTTTCCGCAAGTCGCCGTCGGACCATGCCGAGGCGCATCTGCGCGTGCTGCTGGGCTGA
- the argB gene encoding acetylglutamate kinase, whose product MNADNPGPAATTVAAIAPALKAEILAEALPYIRKFHGKTIVVKYGGNAMTEEKLKHGFARDVILLKLVGMNPVVVHGGGPQIDEALKKVGKVGTFVQGMRVTDEETMEVVEWVLGGEVQQDIVMLINQYGGQAVGLTGKDGGLIRAKRLQMPDRENPGAFIDIGYVGDIEAINPAVVKALQDDAFIPVISPIGFSDDGQAYNINADVVAGKMAEILKAEKLVMMTNIPGVMDKKGNLLTDLSAREIEELFADGTISGGMLPKISSALDAAKSGVHSVHIIDGRIEHSLLLEILTEQAFGTMIRSH is encoded by the coding sequence ATGAACGCCGACAACCCCGGGCCTGCCGCAACCACGGTGGCCGCCATTGCTCCCGCGCTGAAAGCCGAGATTCTCGCCGAGGCCCTGCCGTATATCCGCAAGTTCCACGGCAAGACCATCGTGGTGAAGTACGGCGGCAATGCCATGACCGAAGAAAAGCTCAAGCACGGCTTCGCGCGCGACGTGATCCTGCTGAAGCTGGTCGGCATGAACCCGGTGGTGGTGCACGGCGGCGGCCCGCAGATCGACGAGGCGCTGAAGAAGGTCGGCAAGGTCGGCACCTTCGTGCAGGGCATGCGCGTCACCGACGAAGAGACCATGGAAGTGGTCGAGTGGGTGCTGGGCGGTGAAGTCCAGCAGGACATCGTGATGCTGATCAACCAGTACGGCGGCCAGGCCGTCGGCCTGACCGGCAAGGACGGCGGCCTGATCCGCGCCAAGCGCCTGCAGATGCCCGACCGCGAGAACCCGGGCGCGTTCATCGACATCGGCTACGTCGGCGACATCGAGGCGATCAACCCGGCGGTGGTCAAGGCGCTGCAGGACGACGCCTTCATCCCGGTGATCTCGCCGATCGGCTTCTCCGACGACGGCCAGGCCTACAACATCAACGCCGACGTGGTCGCCGGCAAGATGGCCGAGATCCTCAAGGCCGAGAAGCTGGTGATGATGACCAACATCCCGGGCGTGATGGACAAGAAGGGCAACCTGCTGACCGACCTGTCCGCGCGCGAGATCGAAGAGCTGTTCGCCGACGGCACCATCTCGGGCGGCATGCTGCCGAAGATCTCGTCGGCGCTGGACGCGGCCAAGAGCGGCGTCCATTCGGTGCACATCATCGACGGGCGCATCGAGCATTCGCTGCTGCTGGAAATCCTGACCGAGCAGGCGTTCGGCACCATGATCCGCTCGCACTGA
- the metW gene encoding methionine biosynthesis protein MetW, protein MNALANPNILALRPDFRAIARWIEPNSTVLDLGCGDGSLLRVLQDELDVQAYGIEIRDEGVLACAQKGVHVIQQNLEGGLALFEDKSFDTVILSQTLQTIHNTAQVLRDTLRVGRECIVSFPNFGYWPHRLSVFRGRMPVSESLPYQWYNTPNVRVLTISDFEALAPKVGLRVIDRVVMHEGVTVSWGVNWRGSLAVYRVCAA, encoded by the coding sequence ATGAACGCCCTGGCCAATCCCAATATCCTGGCGCTGCGCCCCGACTTCCGCGCCATCGCGCGCTGGATCGAACCGAATTCCACCGTGCTCGACCTGGGCTGCGGCGACGGCAGCCTGCTGCGCGTGCTGCAGGACGAGCTCGACGTGCAGGCCTACGGCATCGAGATCCGCGACGAAGGCGTGCTGGCCTGCGCGCAGAAGGGCGTGCATGTCATCCAGCAGAACCTGGAAGGCGGGCTGGCGCTGTTCGAGGACAAGAGCTTCGACACGGTGATCCTGTCGCAGACGCTGCAGACCATCCACAACACCGCGCAGGTGCTGCGCGACACGCTGCGGGTGGGGCGCGAGTGCATCGTCTCGTTCCCCAACTTCGGCTACTGGCCGCACCGGCTGTCGGTGTTCCGCGGGCGCATGCCGGTGTCGGAATCGCTGCCTTACCAGTGGTACAACACGCCCAACGTGCGCGTGCTGACCATCAGCGATTTCGAGGCGCTGGCGCCCAAGGTCGGCCTGCGCGTGATCGACCGCGTCGTGATGCACGAGGGCGTGACCGTCAGCTGGGGCGTCAACTGGCGCGGCAGCCTGGCGGTGTACCGGGTCTGCGCAGCCTGA